A genomic window from Sporosarcina sp. Marseille-Q4063 includes:
- a CDS encoding L-lactate permease, producing the protein MLLLVALTAIIAPLFFLVILRMSALKGMFFSSIIVILLGLTVWGMEGKIVLASILQGGHKALTILLILFGAVVLLNTLTNTGAVARINQGFQSISGDMRVQVVIVGFLFGALIEGAAGFGTPAAVVGPLMFALGFHPMAAAVLALIADSASVPFGAVGTPVVVGLSNLPGADLALYHDVAKKITMLDFFAGTFIPFILIVILTVFFGKKKGLSDAFALLPWTLLVGIGYTSSAFLYATLFGPEFVSILASLTGLVLAAGTAKAGFLMPKTEWKDALRDGFELKTEKSKMGLLTAWAPYLVVVVLLLLTRIVPAVKDFALSAVDLTWRDVIGVEDVNSGWEVLYSPGTILILAAILAVLIQRKSFSNFTKASKDSLISIKAASFALLFTLALVQVFTNSGMNVKDLISMPQYIAEALAGTFGPVWVFVAPFLGALGAFITGSATVSTLTFSPVQFSIAQQTGLSTNVILAGQIIGAAAGNMICVHNVVAASAVVGLSGKEGDIIRKTIIPSLLYCLLAGIGGFVILSLM; encoded by the coding sequence TTGTTATTACTTGTAGCACTAACGGCAATTATTGCGCCATTATTTTTTCTAGTAATCTTGAGAATGTCAGCGCTAAAAGGAATGTTTTTCAGCTCAATTATCGTGATCCTGTTGGGGCTTACGGTGTGGGGGATGGAAGGTAAAATCGTTTTAGCGTCTATTTTGCAAGGTGGACATAAGGCGTTAACGATTCTTTTAATACTATTTGGAGCGGTTGTATTATTAAATACGCTTACGAATACAGGAGCGGTTGCTCGTATTAACCAAGGGTTCCAAAGTATTTCAGGCGATATGCGCGTGCAGGTCGTTATTGTCGGATTTTTATTTGGCGCTTTAATTGAAGGAGCTGCTGGGTTCGGAACGCCGGCAGCGGTTGTAGGTCCTTTGATGTTTGCGTTAGGGTTTCATCCGATGGCGGCAGCGGTTTTAGCTTTGATCGCGGATAGTGCGTCAGTTCCGTTCGGAGCAGTCGGGACGCCGGTCGTTGTGGGATTGAGTAATCTTCCTGGGGCTGACTTAGCGCTTTATCATGATGTAGCAAAGAAAATAACGATGTTGGACTTTTTCGCGGGAACGTTTATCCCGTTCATTCTAATCGTTATTTTAACGGTGTTTTTCGGTAAAAAGAAAGGTTTGTCAGATGCATTTGCATTACTTCCTTGGACGTTACTTGTCGGGATTGGATACACGTCATCTGCATTTTTATATGCAACGCTTTTCGGTCCGGAATTTGTTTCAATTCTAGCATCGTTAACAGGTTTAGTACTTGCGGCGGGAACGGCAAAAGCTGGTTTTCTTATGCCGAAAACGGAGTGGAAAGATGCGCTTCGCGACGGTTTTGAATTAAAAACGGAAAAGTCGAAGATGGGTTTACTGACTGCGTGGGCTCCGTACTTGGTTGTGGTCGTGTTATTGTTGCTCACACGTATCGTTCCGGCGGTTAAGGATTTTGCTTTATCTGCAGTCGATTTAACATGGCGTGATGTTATTGGCGTTGAAGATGTGAATTCGGGATGGGAAGTTTTATATTCACCGGGGACGATTCTCATATTAGCTGCAATTTTAGCAGTTCTGATCCAAAGAAAATCATTTAGCAATTTTACCAAAGCGAGTAAAGATTCATTGATTTCGATTAAGGCTGCAAGTTTTGCGTTGCTATTCACGCTTGCTTTAGTGCAAGTTTTTACGAATTCGGGAATGAACGTGAAAGATCTAATCAGCATGCCTCAATATATTGCGGAAGCGTTGGCAGGTACTTTCGGTCCTGTATGGGTTTTTGTCGCGCCATTCCTTGGTGCGTTGGGGGCGTTTATTACAGGAAGTGCAACCGTTTCCACTTTGACCTTTTCACCGGTTCAGTTCAGTATTGCTCAGCAAACTGGACTTAGTACGAATGTTATCTTGGCGGGTCAAATTATCGGGGCTGCAGCGGGTAATATGATTTGTGTTCATAATGTCGTTGCTGCTTCGGCTGTCGTTGGTTTGTCGGGCAAAGAAGGCGATATTATTCGTAAAACAATAATTCCTTCATTACTTTATTGTTTATTGGCGGGAATTGGCGGGTTTGTCATTCTTTCGCTCATGTAA
- a CDS encoding lactate utilization protein C, whose amino-acid sequence MTIQNRESFLDNLANTLGRPRRTTGVERPKWSLSPQWEVYEGLSQDELVDVLEQQCKVIHTNFKKTDFAGLSDILKSTIKAHDGNKVLAANDRRNKEYGLDVVFDDLKQEGVDVRLWDSAIGTENQVFAEQADIGITFSEITLAESGTITLFNDKDNGRSISLLPRVHVVVIPKSTLVPRMTQAVKQIHEANKNGREVSSCVSFISGPSNSADIEMNLIVGVHGPVEATYIVVDDK is encoded by the coding sequence ATGACGATACAAAATCGTGAAAGTTTTTTAGATAACTTGGCAAACACCCTCGGGAGACCCCGTCGCACAACTGGCGTAGAGCGACCGAAATGGAGTTTGAGTCCTCAGTGGGAAGTCTATGAAGGGCTTTCGCAAGATGAATTAGTCGATGTGTTGGAGCAACAATGCAAAGTCATTCATACGAACTTCAAAAAGACGGATTTTGCTGGATTATCCGATATACTCAAATCGACGATCAAAGCGCATGACGGAAACAAAGTGCTCGCGGCGAATGACCGTCGGAATAAAGAATACGGGTTGGACGTTGTATTTGACGACCTTAAACAAGAAGGCGTCGACGTGCGTCTTTGGGATTCGGCAATCGGAACGGAAAACCAAGTGTTCGCTGAACAAGCGGACATCGGAATTACGTTTAGTGAAATCACGCTTGCTGAATCCGGAACGATTACGTTGTTTAACGACAAAGATAATGGCCGTTCGATCAGTTTGCTTCCAAGAGTTCATGTGGTTGTCATTCCGAAAAGCACACTCGTTCCGCGTATGACGCAAGCGGTGAAACAAATTCACGAAGCGAATAAAAATGGGCGTGAAGTTTCGTCATGTGTTAGCTTTATATCAGGACCTAGTAACAGTGCGGACATTGAAATGAACCTCATTGTCGGTGTGCACGGGCCTGTTGAAGCTACTTATATTGTTGTTGACGATAAATAG
- a CDS encoding FadR/GntR family transcriptional regulator: MGNKRIQIKKIYEEVADALINMIKNGELKPGDKIDSIEQLAKSFDVSRSAVREALSGLRAMGLVVMRQGEGTFITQFDASNFALPVNAGLLMKMEDIKELYEVRKVLEVGAARSAALHHKEEDLIPLQEAIEEMKQAQTNGEIGEDADMRFHMAIANATHNDILIHLMRSVSEVMVSVLRETREVLIYSEQKTVSLIHEHQMIYDAIKAREPKKAYQFMLEHLTNVEKSLEKYMKFRE, translated from the coding sequence ATGGGAAATAAACGAATTCAAATCAAGAAGATTTATGAAGAAGTTGCGGATGCACTGATCAACATGATAAAAAATGGCGAGTTAAAACCTGGCGATAAAATAGATTCTATAGAGCAATTAGCAAAAAGTTTTGATGTGAGTCGTTCTGCGGTAAGAGAAGCGCTGAGCGGTTTGCGGGCGATGGGATTAGTTGTGATGCGACAAGGCGAAGGGACTTTTATCACGCAATTTGATGCGTCGAATTTTGCCTTGCCGGTTAATGCAGGGTTATTAATGAAAATGGAAGACATCAAAGAATTGTATGAAGTGCGTAAAGTTCTTGAAGTAGGGGCTGCGAGATCAGCTGCGCTCCACCATAAAGAGGAAGATCTAATACCACTCCAAGAAGCCATTGAAGAGATGAAACAGGCGCAAACAAATGGTGAAATTGGCGAAGACGCTGATATGCGTTTTCACATGGCGATTGCGAATGCGACGCATAATGACATTCTCATTCATTTGATGCGGTCAGTCTCTGAAGTGATGGTCAGTGTTTTAAGAGAGACGCGAGAAGTGTTAATTTATTCGGAGCAAAAAACGGTTTCACTTATTCATGAACACCAAATGATCTATGACGCGATCAAAGCGAGAGAACCGAAAAAAGCTTATCAATTCATGTTGGAACATTTAACGAATGTCGAAAAGTCATTGGAAAAGTATATGAAGTTTAGAGAATAG
- a CDS encoding YqcI/YcgG family protein → MIKIGKDLLEKKDFETRDDLPEWLINEYQTFHNIVTDKTFPCYFGMAGELGGELRYGYITQDDWSNLPSILKSFLSLFDNPKHKRHGLFVFVEPFKVEGSIEDYRKQFWDILQYLHDVDEVEWPADSPRDPNHYLWDFRFHGEPIFAFGNAPAYKQRKTRHLGNSMVIGFQPRKIFEGLKGTEKGGIMSREKVRRRVEVWDQLPKHPDISHFGDPTHNEWKQFFIGDDSEPIVGKCPFLHREMK, encoded by the coding sequence ATGATTAAGATTGGCAAGGATTTACTCGAAAAAAAGGACTTCGAAACAAGAGATGATTTACCCGAATGGCTTATCAATGAATATCAAACATTTCATAATATCGTGACTGATAAAACGTTTCCTTGCTACTTTGGAATGGCGGGAGAATTAGGCGGCGAATTGCGATATGGCTACATAACGCAAGATGACTGGTCTAATTTACCGAGTATCTTGAAATCATTTTTATCACTTTTCGATAATCCCAAACATAAAAGGCATGGCTTATTCGTATTTGTCGAACCCTTCAAAGTTGAAGGATCTATTGAAGACTACCGAAAACAATTTTGGGACATCTTGCAGTATTTGCATGATGTTGATGAAGTCGAGTGGCCAGCGGATAGTCCGCGCGATCCGAATCATTATTTATGGGATTTCCGATTCCACGGCGAGCCGATATTCGCATTCGGCAATGCACCGGCCTATAAACAACGAAAGACACGGCATTTGGGAAATTCCATGGTGATCGGTTTCCAACCGCGTAAGATTTTTGAAGGATTAAAAGGAACGGAAAAAGGCGGGATTATGTCACGCGAAAAAGTACGCAGGCGCGTCGAGGTGTGGGATCAATTGCCGAAGCATCCAGATATCAGCCATTTTGGTGATCCAACGCATAATGAATGGAAGCAATTTTTTATCGGAGATGATAGTGAACCGATTGTTGGGAAATGTCCGTTTTTGCATAGGGAAATGAAGTAA
- a CDS encoding (Fe-S)-binding protein: MKVSLFITCMADIMTSNVGKDTVEILERFGCEVDFPDTQTCCGQPAYNSGYLENTKATMKHMMKVFRDSEYVVGPSGSCVAMLRGYEAIFRGDPEWEEEARKLAAKTFELTQFLVEVLGIVDVGSTFKGRVTYHPSCHMTRILGVKAAPVQLLQHVEGVDLVELPHGEDCCGFGGTFAVKNSVISGQMVQEKADHVVETEAEYLVGGDMACLMNIGGRLSREGRNVKVVHLAEILNTVK; this comes from the coding sequence ATGAAAGTTTCTTTGTTTATAACATGCATGGCGGATATTATGACGTCGAATGTCGGGAAAGACACGGTGGAAATTTTGGAAAGGTTCGGGTGCGAGGTGGATTTCCCTGATACGCAAACTTGTTGCGGTCAACCGGCTTACAACAGCGGGTATTTGGAAAATACGAAAGCAACGATGAAGCATATGATGAAAGTTTTCCGGGATTCAGAATATGTTGTTGGTCCGTCTGGTTCTTGCGTAGCGATGTTAAGAGGTTATGAAGCGATTTTTCGCGGAGATCCCGAATGGGAAGAAGAAGCAAGAAAGCTTGCTGCAAAAACGTTTGAGCTTACGCAGTTTCTCGTCGAAGTGTTGGGAATTGTCGATGTCGGCTCAACGTTCAAAGGAAGAGTGACGTATCACCCTTCCTGTCATATGACTCGAATCTTAGGGGTGAAAGCGGCGCCTGTTCAACTGTTGCAACATGTTGAAGGCGTGGATCTCGTCGAACTTCCGCATGGTGAGGATTGTTGCGGGTTTGGTGGAACGTTCGCTGTTAAAAACTCCGTGATTTCGGGGCAAATGGTTCAAGAAAAAGCGGATCATGTCGTTGAAACAGAAGCGGAGTATTTGGTCGGTGGAGACATGGCTTGTTTGATGAATATCGGAGGTCGGTTATCAAGAGAAGGACGAAATGTGAAAGTCGTTCATCTTGCTGAAATATTAAACACAGTTAAGTGA
- a CDS encoding dimethylarginine dimethylaminohydrolase family protein, with amino-acid sequence MKPPKEAEPNTSTGCQSEYDTLQRVIVCEPKYMKIQEVINEVQEQYKDENINKNIAKKQHDAFIEKLEEHDVEVIRLPASEQFPEQVFTRDIGFTLGDDIFIAEMGSEIREGEEKTLERWLQSTNTLYNKLRTNKIEGGDVIIDRHTVFVGISSRTSMDAVRKLSEKLPDHEVIPIPFNEKYLHLDCVFNILSPRVALIFPKALDDETVKMLADRYTLMEVSEEEQFTLGTNVLSIGDKKVFSQPQNTDVNKKMRDFGFNVIEVDFSEIIKSGGSFRCCSMPVERD; translated from the coding sequence ATGAAACCCCCAAAGGAAGCTGAACCGAACACTTCAACAGGCTGTCAAAGCGAATACGATACGCTGCAACGTGTGATTGTTTGCGAGCCGAAGTATATGAAAATTCAAGAAGTGATCAATGAGGTTCAAGAACAATATAAAGATGAAAACATAAACAAAAATATTGCTAAAAAACAACATGACGCTTTTATTGAAAAACTGGAAGAGCATGATGTCGAAGTCATTCGATTGCCAGCGTCTGAGCAATTTCCCGAACAAGTTTTCACGCGCGATATCGGTTTTACGTTAGGTGATGATATATTCATCGCTGAAATGGGGAGCGAGATTCGCGAAGGTGAAGAAAAGACGCTTGAAAGATGGTTGCAATCGACGAACACTTTATATAATAAACTTCGCACGAATAAAATAGAAGGCGGCGACGTCATCATCGATCGTCACACTGTATTCGTGGGAATTAGCAGCCGAACGAGTATGGATGCTGTTCGCAAATTATCAGAAAAGCTTCCAGATCATGAAGTCATTCCAATTCCGTTTAACGAAAAATACTTGCACTTGGACTGTGTATTTAACATACTATCGCCAAGAGTCGCCCTTATATTCCCGAAAGCCTTGGACGATGAAACGGTCAAGATGCTTGCTGACAGATATACGCTTATGGAAGTATCCGAAGAAGAACAATTTACGTTGGGCACGAATGTCCTTTCGATTGGAGACAAAAAAGTGTTCAGTCAACCGCAAAACACCGATGTGAATAAAAAAATGCGAGACTTCGGCTTCAACGTCATCGAAGTCGATTTTTCCGAAATTATCAAGTCTGGCGGATCATTTAGATGTTGCTCGATGCCGGTTGAAAGGGACTAA
- a CDS encoding type II toxin-antitoxin system death-on-curing family toxin: MRYLTSQEIIALNFFLIDRYSPLEIKGVKEPLLLGSAVHRPMQSAFGEEAYPDVFSKAAALFESIAKNHCFHNANKRTALVALRQFLHYNGYSFMPPQKETADFVVDTVNGIYEFEDMVNFIETYSFGIMKH, translated from the coding sequence ATGCGATACTTAACGTCACAGGAAATAATTGCGCTCAATTTTTTTCTCATTGATCGGTATTCGCCTCTGGAGATTAAAGGCGTAAAGGAACCTTTATTGTTAGGCTCGGCCGTTCATAGGCCAATGCAAAGTGCTTTTGGCGAAGAAGCTTACCCTGATGTGTTCTCGAAGGCTGCAGCCCTTTTTGAATCAATCGCTAAAAATCATTGTTTTCATAATGCCAATAAAAGAACGGCTTTAGTTGCGTTAAGGCAGTTTCTACACTACAACGGTTATTCATTCATGCCTCCACAAAAGGAAACTGCTGATTTTGTAGTTGATACTGTCAATGGTATATATGAATTTGAAGATATGGTTAACTTTATTGAAACTTATTCATTTGGAATTATGAAGCATTAA
- a CDS encoding LutB/LldF family L-lactate oxidation iron-sulfur protein, which translates to MGIRIGNPSFETRVQEGIENDFMLNSVASAQGRFRGRRGVATEELGNWEDWRTLGEEIRSHTLENIDYYLQQLSDNVAKRGGQVFFAATADEANEYIKEVIKRKNGKKVVKSKSMVTEEIGLNKALEEAGSEVIETDLGEWILQLDGDVPSHIVTPALHLNRDQIKDTFTNKRGYDKSNTPEELGLFAREELRKDFLSADIGITGCNFAVAESGAVTFVTNEGNARLATTLPDTQISVMGLERIVPTWEELDVLVSLLTRSAVGQKLTSYITGITGTRLAGEIDGPEEFHLVIVDNGRSKILGTEFQSALHCIRCAACINVCPVYRHIGGHAYGSIYPGPIGAVLTPLLDGYENHKELPHASTLCGACTDVCPVKIPLHEQLIRHREIMVEKNMAPMGEKIAMNGFVKWSTHPAAYKLSSKLARTALKPWTKDENITKGPGPLKNWTAQRDFPAPSQQTFRSWFKEREKGGKSQ; encoded by the coding sequence ATGGGTATTCGTATCGGAAATCCTTCGTTTGAAACGCGCGTTCAAGAAGGAATCGAAAATGACTTTATGTTGAATTCAGTTGCTTCCGCTCAAGGCCGTTTCAGAGGTCGACGAGGCGTCGCGACAGAGGAATTGGGAAACTGGGAAGATTGGCGTACTTTGGGTGAAGAAATACGCTCGCATACGTTGGAAAACATTGATTACTACCTTCAACAATTGAGTGATAACGTTGCAAAACGCGGTGGCCAAGTATTTTTTGCTGCAACTGCAGATGAGGCCAATGAATATATTAAAGAAGTCATAAAAAGAAAAAACGGTAAAAAAGTCGTGAAGTCAAAATCGATGGTGACAGAAGAGATCGGATTAAACAAAGCGTTGGAAGAAGCCGGCTCGGAAGTCATTGAAACGGACTTGGGCGAATGGATTTTGCAATTAGACGGCGATGTACCGTCGCATATTGTGACACCAGCGCTGCATTTAAATAGAGACCAAATTAAAGATACCTTCACCAATAAAAGGGGCTATGATAAATCAAACACGCCTGAAGAACTTGGTTTATTTGCACGTGAAGAATTAAGAAAAGACTTTTTGTCGGCTGATATCGGCATAACGGGCTGCAACTTTGCTGTTGCTGAATCAGGTGCGGTAACTTTCGTGACGAATGAAGGAAACGCGCGACTAGCAACGACCTTGCCTGACACGCAAATCTCGGTTATGGGCTTGGAACGAATCGTGCCTACATGGGAAGAACTTGATGTTTTAGTCAGTTTGCTGACAAGATCTGCAGTCGGTCAAAAATTAACAAGTTATATTACGGGGATTACTGGAACGCGTTTAGCAGGGGAGATTGACGGTCCTGAGGAATTCCATTTAGTCATCGTCGATAACGGAAGGTCTAAAATTTTAGGCACTGAATTCCAATCAGCGCTGCACTGCATCCGTTGTGCGGCATGCATTAACGTTTGCCCGGTGTACCGACATATTGGTGGCCATGCTTACGGATCGATTTATCCGGGACCGATTGGCGCAGTTTTGACGCCTTTACTGGACGGCTATGAAAATCATAAAGAACTTCCGCATGCTTCTACGTTGTGCGGTGCTTGTACAGATGTATGTCCCGTGAAAATTCCGCTGCACGAGCAGTTAATTCGCCATCGGGAAATCATGGTTGAGAAAAATATGGCGCCGATGGGTGAAAAAATTGCGATGAATGGATTTGTTAAGTGGTCGACCCACCCAGCCGCTTATAAATTAAGTTCCAAGTTGGCGCGTACGGCATTAAAACCGTGGACGAAAGATGAAAATATTACAAAAGGTCCGGGTCCGTTGAAAAATTGGACAGCGCAGCGCGATTTTCCTGCTCCTAGTCAGCAAACGTTTCGTTCGTGGTTTAAAGAACGGGAAAAAGGAGGAAAGTCGCAATGA
- a CDS encoding AbrB family transcriptional regulator, with product MKMNEEQVETRTQSRRITQIGNSLGLTLSSEMLNYLKVSKGDDVQVEMRKDELVIKKIKAVEYPVGISEDFFDVLNETVEMYDATLKELKDR from the coding sequence ATGAAAATGAATGAAGAACAAGTTGAAACCCGAACTCAATCAAGAAGAATAACACAAATTGGAAACTCATTAGGTTTGACGCTATCCTCTGAAATGCTGAACTATTTAAAAGTATCGAAGGGCGACGATGTCCAAGTGGAAATGAGGAAAGATGAATTAGTAATAAAGAAAATAAAAGCAGTAGAATATCCAGTTGGAATTTCTGAAGATTTCTTTGATGTTTTGAATGAGACAGTGGAAATGTACGACGCCACACTAAAAGAATTGAAGGATCGATAA
- the glcD gene encoding glycolate oxidase subunit GlcD, producing MISETIKSQFEQFVGKENVEDNQASLLAYSYDATPGFQAMPHCIVAPRNAHEVAAVVKLCNEHKIPIVPRGSGTNLSAGTTPLQGGVVLLFKHMDRILEIDEENLTMTVQPGVITSHIIAAAEEKGLFYPPDPGSMHISTIGGNISENAGGLRGLKYGVTRDYVMGLEIVLPNGEIIQTGGKLAKDVAGYDLTRLFVGSEGTLGVVTAATLKLIPKPETKKTMLALFDDLETSAEAVSAIIANRIIPATLEFLDQQTVRVVEDFAQIGLPTDVGAVLLIEQDGPPEVVERDMERIEEICRLTNAVDVRVAKTDAEAEALTSARRTALSALSRVKPTTILEDATVPRSKIAEMVREIEAIAKKYQLTICTFGHAGDGNLHPTCLTDARNEEEMALVEKAFEEIFHKAIELGGTITGEHGVGAMKLPYLHLKIGEAGVEVLRGIKNAIDPNHIMNPGKIFSKSERNRVVI from the coding sequence ATGATCTCTGAAACTATCAAATCACAGTTTGAACAATTCGTTGGAAAAGAAAATGTCGAGGACAATCAGGCGTCATTACTTGCTTACTCGTACGACGCAACGCCCGGTTTTCAAGCGATGCCTCATTGCATTGTTGCGCCCAGAAATGCGCATGAAGTCGCCGCGGTCGTCAAACTATGTAACGAACATAAAATACCGATTGTTCCAAGAGGATCCGGTACGAATTTAAGCGCAGGCACAACCCCGTTGCAAGGTGGGGTTGTTCTTCTATTTAAACATATGGATAGAATACTAGAAATCGATGAAGAGAATTTAACGATGACTGTCCAACCGGGCGTTATTACTTCTCATATCATCGCTGCCGCTGAAGAAAAAGGATTGTTTTATCCTCCAGATCCAGGCTCCATGCATATTTCAACAATCGGCGGAAATATTAGCGAAAATGCCGGCGGATTGCGCGGGTTGAAATACGGTGTGACGAGAGATTACGTCATGGGCTTGGAAATTGTGTTGCCGAACGGGGAAATCATTCAGACAGGCGGCAAGTTGGCCAAAGACGTGGCGGGTTATGACTTGACGAGATTATTTGTCGGGTCGGAGGGGACGCTTGGTGTCGTGACGGCTGCGACGTTGAAATTAATTCCCAAGCCGGAAACGAAGAAAACGATGCTTGCGCTGTTCGATGACTTGGAAACGTCGGCAGAAGCAGTGTCAGCAATTATTGCAAACCGTATTATCCCGGCAACGCTTGAGTTTTTAGACCAACAAACGGTGAGAGTCGTTGAAGACTTTGCGCAAATCGGACTTCCGACAGATGTAGGTGCCGTTTTGTTGATCGAGCAAGACGGACCGCCGGAAGTAGTCGAGCGAGATATGGAAAGAATCGAAGAAATATGCAGATTAACCAATGCAGTCGATGTGCGTGTGGCGAAAACAGATGCAGAAGCCGAAGCATTAACAAGCGCAAGGCGAACGGCATTATCTGCGCTGTCAAGAGTGAAACCGACAACAATCCTTGAAGATGCGACCGTGCCTCGTTCTAAAATCGCGGAAATGGTGCGTGAAATCGAAGCGATCGCCAAAAAGTATCAGCTCACCATTTGTACATTCGGGCATGCGGGGGACGGGAATCTTCACCCGACTTGTTTGACGGATGCGCGTAATGAAGAAGAAATGGCGCTCGTTGAAAAAGCATTTGAAGAAATTTTTCATAAAGCGATCGAACTAGGCGGAACGATTACCGGGGAACATGGTGTCGGCGCGATGAAATTACCTTATTTGCATTTGAAAATTGGGGAAGCCGGGGTTGAAGTGCTGCGCGGGATAAAGAACGCGATTGACCCGAACCATATTATGAACCCGGGTAAAATTTTCTCTAAGTCCGAACGCAATCGGGTGGTGATTTGA
- a CDS encoding GrpB family protein — MILGLNRGEIKLVEPQEGWKEEFLKTQKEIHEATSIDINRIEHIGSTSIKGIKAKPMIDFAVGVDDVNNVPSHIFRSLQEISFYRLRVVLEDEIVLAKFDNNETFDVKTHIIHMVDYRGEKWNDLILFRDKLNSSQALRKEYEELKANYIQNETGDMDDYTNYKERFILGVLKD; from the coding sequence GTGATCTTAGGATTGAACAGAGGGGAAATTAAATTAGTTGAACCGCAAGAAGGTTGGAAAGAGGAATTCTTAAAAACGCAAAAAGAAATCCATGAAGCAACTAGCATAGACATCAACCGCATTGAACATATCGGCAGCACATCCATCAAAGGGATTAAAGCAAAACCGATGATTGATTTTGCTGTTGGCGTAGATGATGTAAATAATGTTCCATCTCATATTTTTAGAAGTCTACAAGAGATCAGCTTTTATCGTCTTCGTGTAGTGTTAGAGGATGAAATTGTTTTGGCTAAATTTGATAATAATGAAACATTTGATGTCAAAACTCATATTATTCATATGGTGGATTATAGAGGTGAAAAGTGGAATGACTTGATATTATTCCGCGACAAACTTAATTCGTCACAGGCATTAAGAAAAGAATATGAAGAATTAAAAGCGAATTATATTCAGAATGAAACTGGGGATATGGATGATTATACGAATTATAAAGAGCGATTTATTTTAGGTGTATTAAAAGATTGA